In one Carassius carassius chromosome 12, fCarCar2.1, whole genome shotgun sequence genomic region, the following are encoded:
- the LOC132155145 gene encoding prothymosin alpha-B-like: protein MADTKVDSATEISAKDLKEKKLLEEKENGKDATNGKENEENGEPEIDDEEDDEVDEEDEEEGEGDEDEDDDEDDDELGGGTKRAADEDDEEDEDDIDPKKQKTDDDD, encoded by the exons ATGGCAGACACGAAGGTTGACTCCGCGACAGAAATCTCCGCAAAG GACCTGAAGGAGAAGAAACTCCTCGAGGAGAAGGAAAACGGAAAAGATGCCACTAACGGAAAG GAGAATGAAGAAAACGGAGAGCCTGAAATTGATGATGAAGAGGACGATGAGGTGGAtgaggaagatgaagaggaaGGAGAGG GTGATGAAGATGAGgacgatgatgaagatgatgatgagctAGGTGGAGGAACAAAACGGGCTGCTGATGAGgacgatgaagaagatgag gatgACATTGACCCCAAGAAGCAGAAGACGGATGATGATGATTAA